In the genome of Hyalangium gracile, the window TGCCGAGCCCGGCCTTGGCAGCCTCCTGGGAGAGGACGGTGGGCGGCAGCTGCTTCGGATCTCCGGCGAGGATGACCTTGGGGGCGCGCAGGAAGCCCAGCAGCGTGAGGGGCTCGGTGGCCTGGGTGGCCTCGTCGATGAGGGCGAGATCGAAGGACTCGGGGGCGAGCAGGCCGGACTGGAGGCTGGCCAGGGTGACGCAGACGACCTGGGCGCGCTCGAGCACGGCGCGCACGGCCTTGCGCTCCAGGGCGCGGGCCTCGTCCATGAGCCCCTTGGCCTCGGTGGAGGAGGCGCGGGCGTTGGAGAAGCGCTGGCGGCTGCGGCCCTGGGTGCGCTGGCGGCGCGCGTAGCCGAACAAGTCGAAGGCCTCGTCGAAGAGCTCGCGCGAGAGGATGCGGTCGGGGTGCTCCTCGACGACGATGTCCAGGGTGTGCTCCTGGAGTCGGGCGGCGACGCGGGCCGGGTGGCCCACGCGGATGGCGCGCAGGCCCTGGTTCAGGCACAGCTCCAGCAGGTGGTCCACGGCGGCGTTGCTGGCGGCGGTGCACAGCAGGCGCTCGCCGCGCGCCACGGCCTGGACGGCCACCTCCGCGAGCACGGTGCTCTTGCCCGTGCCGGGAGGGCCGTGGACGAGGAAGAAGTCCTCGGCGGCCAGGGCGCGGGCCACGGCATCGGCCTGCTCGGGGTTGAGGGGGCGGGTGGGCTCGAGCTCCTTCGGCTTGTCGAAGCGCGGCGGCTCGTTGCCGAGGAGCACCTCCCGCTTGCGACGCTCGGCGCCCTTGTCGAGCGCCTTGACGCGATCCAGCCCGGCGCGCACGCGCTCATAGGTGACGTCGTTGGGGACGATGTCCAGGCGGAGCAGGCCCTCGTGGATGAAGGGCGGTGGGGAGCGGTCGAAGGCGAGCTGGAGGCGGGTGCGGGTGGCGCGGGAGACGAGCGCGCGAGCGGGCTCCTTGACCTCGGCGCGGCGAGGCATGACGGCGACGAGGTCGCCGTTGTTGAGCGGAGAGGGGAACGGGGCGCGGTCGGCGCGGGCGAGCGTGAGGAGGATGCGCCCGCCGAGGCCCACCTCTTCCTCGACGCTTTCCAGATCGAGGACGGACAGTCCGTGCTCCGCGCGCTCGCGCAGGGTCATGCTCTGGGCGAGGGCGGCGGAGCGGGCGCGCTCGGCATCGCGCTCCATGGCGAGGAGCCGGCCGAGCTGGTCGAAGAAGGAGACGTCGCGAGGCATCAGGGAGTGCCCCCATCTTTCCGGCTCTGTTGCGCGATGGACTCCGGGACGAGGACCAGGCTGGGGGAGCCATTGCGCGGCTCCTGTACGACGAACCGGGCCTCCGCGCGCAAAAACCGTGCGACGGGAGGGAGGATGAAGTCTCCCTTGGCGCGCGGGAAGTGGAGGCTCTTCACGACCTTCCGCTCGTGCACGAAGACGAGCAGGTTCTCGCTGTCCAGCTGCACATCCCGGGCATCGAGCCACACGAAGCCCAGCTGCTTGTGCATCTCGTCGGCGGCGGAA includes:
- a CDS encoding AAA domain-containing protein, which translates into the protein MPRDVSFFDQLGRLLAMERDAERARSAALAQSMTLRERAEHGLSVLDLESVEEEVGLGGRILLTLARADRAPFPSPLNNGDLVAVMPRRAEVKEPARALVSRATRTRLQLAFDRSPPPFIHEGLLRLDIVPNDVTYERVRAGLDRVKALDKGAERRKREVLLGNEPPRFDKPKELEPTRPLNPEQADAVARALAAEDFFLVHGPPGTGKSTVLAEVAVQAVARGERLLCTAASNAAVDHLLELCLNQGLRAIRVGHPARVAARLQEHTLDIVVEEHPDRILSRELFDEAFDLFGYARRQRTQGRSRQRFSNARASSTEAKGLMDEARALERKAVRAVLERAQVVCVTLASLQSGLLAPESFDLALIDEATQATEPLTLLGFLRAPKVILAGDPKQLPPTVLSQEAAKAGLGTSLFERLLQDHGEGVKRMLREQYRMNARIMDFPSREMYGGELRAHASVAERTLADVLSPGAQVDAPPVLFLDTAGKGFDEQVEESTQSLFNTGEADLVIARVKELLAAGLSPRELAVITPYSAQAFQLRERVEALSPDVEVDTVDAFQGREKDAILVTLTRSNSEGHLGFLTDLRRMNVALTRARRHLFVVGDSATLSGHAFYARFIEGTQASGGYRSAWEWPEP